In Sphingobacterium sp. PCS056, the following proteins share a genomic window:
- a CDS encoding two-component regulator propeller domain-containing protein, producing the protein MYVTFLLGFVTALIGDVSYLFQFVSQPLKAAISLPKPSFFFSGLRDNMYLQQNKPIKPMRRDFFSTVILLFAFVLYAHGQATRIYDNRDYGFGELSSNLTNSISQDKHGYIWTGTEYGLNKFDGTRFVQYLHDVQDSTSVSSNNIIILYLDRDKKLWVGCNNGLQYYDENSDKFVRINFPDQIAPHITDIIHKKDGQIWVATSGWGIFAIQVNRKQAVSLPRLNALVGGMFARSIFEDRDNVIWVAIDRVGVSQVSTDQKQVKRVISDLLPMPKGGNYDIIQQADGKLVFASPSKIGRHDPQKNTFEAVEFKEKLRSTVTEIQLSKASKNHLLITTEGDGLWYLDLEKTPLIAAHAELPNLDNDYRNGRIRTLLQDRENNLWLGCFQRGLVFIPVQSKQFEFWRILSREKAAQNMISAITRDQQGNIWYGVENEGVFKTDPQGISHQQINAVQDINKLETAADGTIWFSSYDNGLGQIDPSTGRSTYLNICQKRQVKSFAFGKNNKVYIATFGSGFVEYDLETKVSHNYSMNISNSKKGTLANDWISTVLCDKDGLIWLGHHKGLSCYDPDDNSFPAQYTANRLSEQITLSLLEDGSGNIWAGTYNGLYQINKKSGSVNIYTTNNGLSSNVIAGLGWDQQGNIWCSTFKGINCLNPKTEKIVNYYTGDGLVDRSYNRGVHFQDTQGKVYYGGRQGITSFFPEKIQLHTYSHPVMITNLYVKNQPIKPGMAPSGRVIYHDDLIAANEFFFHSNDDSFTFELSTMDFNSPENVRYEYRIKGINKSWNATLPGVNLITYNNLSPGEHELEIRACKLGVYSPSLLVTLHIFPPWYLSTTAYFVYFILAAGLLFLIMKYLHERRLERLQALRLQLFTDVSHEIRSPLTLVMSPINKLMKNAADPQTRSTLQNMNRNAQRILDLVNQLLDIRKLESGHLNLKFARVNAVDYIKQVISVFGDQALDNQIQLLVHSDSSDIPLWVDVNSFEKIMHNIVSNAFKFTPNGGQIEISLAVQQLEKERKILELVVSDTGTGIAKSDIRHVFKRYYQSAAGTNYQRQGSGIGLHLTKVLVELHGGTIHAENRRDNNGSRFVISLPMGTKHLQKEDLEICGPIGALRSEEAFKSISADVLSRKTDNPKKDYKILIIDDDRDILKFLHHELSSAYQVLIAEHGGDGFQLALAEQPDLVISDVAMPCMDGYTLLKKIKDNSTTNHIPVILLTAKTNQEDRLAGIGLGADAYLTKPFMVDELHLVVRNLIKNRMKVKGKFSGAQQQEGKIKTISFKSSDEQLMERILKTVNQYLDNSDFNVQFLADEVGLSRVQLHRKVKSLTGISTGEFIRNIRLQQAEKLLLEKKMNISQVAYALGFTNQTHFTTLFKKMYGLSPTDYIERHRYKEN; encoded by the coding sequence ACAGTCATATTATTATTTGCTTTTGTACTCTATGCACACGGACAAGCGACGCGCATCTATGACAATAGGGATTATGGCTTTGGTGAACTCTCTTCCAATCTGACCAACAGTATCAGTCAGGACAAACACGGCTACATCTGGACAGGCACCGAGTACGGGCTTAACAAATTTGACGGAACTCGTTTTGTACAATATCTTCATGATGTGCAAGACAGCACTTCGGTATCCAGCAACAATATCATCATCCTTTATCTGGACCGTGATAAAAAGCTCTGGGTAGGCTGCAACAACGGCTTACAGTATTATGATGAAAACAGCGACAAATTTGTACGCATCAATTTTCCAGATCAGATCGCGCCCCACATTACGGATATCATTCATAAAAAAGACGGTCAGATCTGGGTAGCCACATCAGGTTGGGGAATCTTCGCTATCCAAGTAAACCGCAAACAGGCCGTATCATTGCCACGCCTCAATGCACTGGTGGGTGGTATGTTTGCCCGCAGCATCTTTGAAGACCGCGACAATGTCATCTGGGTGGCCATTGACCGCGTGGGCGTCTCTCAGGTTTCTACCGACCAGAAGCAGGTGAAGCGTGTTATTTCCGACCTACTCCCCATGCCTAAAGGCGGCAATTACGACATCATACAGCAGGCTGACGGCAAACTGGTATTCGCATCGCCGTCGAAGATCGGCCGACATGATCCGCAAAAAAATACATTCGAAGCTGTAGAATTCAAGGAAAAGCTCCGGTCTACTGTTACGGAGATCCAGCTTTCCAAAGCAAGCAAAAATCATCTGCTGATCACGACCGAGGGGGATGGCCTCTGGTATCTGGATCTGGAAAAAACTCCGCTGATTGCGGCACATGCTGAGCTGCCTAATCTGGACAATGATTACCGAAATGGACGGATACGCACGTTGCTGCAGGACCGAGAAAATAATCTCTGGCTCGGCTGCTTTCAGCGGGGCCTGGTTTTTATTCCCGTACAGAGCAAGCAGTTTGAGTTTTGGCGTATCCTAAGCCGGGAGAAAGCAGCTCAAAATATGATCAGCGCGATCACGCGGGACCAGCAAGGAAATATTTGGTATGGCGTGGAGAACGAAGGCGTATTTAAAACTGACCCTCAGGGCATCTCACATCAGCAAATAAATGCAGTGCAGGATATCAATAAACTGGAAACTGCGGCGGACGGAACAATCTGGTTCAGCTCTTATGACAATGGATTGGGGCAGATTGACCCCAGCACAGGGCGGTCCACATATCTGAATATCTGCCAAAAAAGACAAGTAAAATCATTTGCCTTCGGCAAAAACAACAAGGTCTACATCGCTACTTTCGGTTCGGGTTTTGTTGAATATGACCTCGAGACCAAAGTCTCGCATAATTATAGCATGAATATTAGCAATTCAAAAAAAGGCACATTAGCTAACGATTGGATTTCAACTGTTTTGTGCGATAAGGATGGTCTCATCTGGCTGGGGCACCATAAAGGTCTGAGCTGTTATGACCCAGACGACAATAGCTTCCCTGCGCAATACACAGCTAATAGGCTATCCGAACAGATTACGCTCTCCTTATTAGAGGACGGATCAGGCAATATCTGGGCAGGTACCTATAACGGCCTATATCAGATCAACAAAAAATCAGGATCGGTCAACATTTACACTACCAATAACGGCCTGTCCAGCAATGTTATAGCTGGCTTAGGTTGGGATCAGCAAGGGAACATTTGGTGCAGCACCTTCAAAGGTATCAATTGCCTGAATCCCAAGACCGAAAAAATTGTCAACTACTATACTGGGGACGGATTGGTTGATAGATCCTACAACCGTGGTGTACACTTTCAGGATACGCAAGGAAAAGTATACTATGGAGGAAGGCAAGGGATTACATCATTTTTTCCCGAAAAAATACAGTTGCATACATACTCCCACCCCGTGATGATCACCAATCTGTATGTCAAAAATCAGCCGATTAAGCCCGGTATGGCCCCAAGCGGAAGGGTCATCTATCATGACGATCTTATCGCCGCCAATGAGTTCTTTTTCCATAGCAATGACGACAGCTTTACTTTTGAGCTGTCCACGATGGACTTCAACAGTCCCGAAAATGTCCGCTACGAATACCGCATCAAGGGAATTAACAAAAGCTGGAATGCTACGTTGCCAGGTGTCAATCTGATCACCTACAACAACCTATCCCCTGGCGAGCATGAGCTCGAAATACGCGCCTGCAAACTTGGTGTTTATTCACCAAGTCTCTTGGTGACGCTACATATTTTCCCGCCCTGGTATTTGAGTACTACGGCCTATTTCGTATACTTCATATTAGCGGCCGGCCTCTTATTCCTCATTATGAAATACCTGCACGAGCGGCGGCTGGAGCGCCTGCAGGCCTTACGGCTACAGCTGTTTACCGATGTGTCGCATGAGATCCGCTCGCCCCTTACCCTTGTGATGAGCCCGATCAACAAGCTCATGAAAAATGCCGCTGATCCGCAGACCAGATCCACGCTGCAAAATATGAATCGCAATGCGCAGCGAATCCTTGATTTGGTCAACCAGCTGCTCGATATCCGAAAGCTGGAAAGTGGGCACCTGAACCTCAAGTTTGCCCGTGTCAATGCGGTGGATTATATCAAGCAGGTGATCAGCGTATTTGGGGATCAGGCTCTGGACAATCAGATCCAGCTTTTGGTGCACAGCGATTCCAGCGATATCCCTCTCTGGGTAGATGTGAACAGCTTTGAAAAAATCATGCACAATATTGTCTCCAATGCTTTTAAATTTACACCTAATGGCGGGCAGATTGAAATTTCGCTGGCTGTTCAGCAACTGGAAAAGGAACGTAAAATATTGGAACTTGTTGTGAGCGATACTGGTACCGGTATTGCCAAAAGTGATATCCGACATGTATTCAAACGATACTACCAGTCCGCCGCCGGTACAAACTACCAAAGACAAGGCTCGGGCATCGGTTTACATCTGACCAAGGTGCTGGTCGAACTGCATGGTGGGACGATACATGCCGAAAACAGAAGAGACAACAACGGTAGCCGTTTTGTGATCAGTCTTCCGATGGGCACTAAACACCTGCAAAAGGAAGACCTCGAGATATGTGGACCAATTGGTGCCCTTCGGTCTGAAGAAGCGTTTAAAAGCATTTCTGCTGATGTGCTATCTAGGAAAACTGACAATCCAAAAAAAGACTATAAGATTCTCATTATAGATGACGACCGGGACATCCTGAAGTTTCTACATCACGAACTCTCTTCGGCTTATCAAGTACTTATTGCCGAACATGGTGGCGATGGGTTTCAGCTCGCCCTTGCCGAGCAGCCCGACCTCGTTATCTCCGACGTCGCGATGCCGTGCATGGACGGCTATACTTTGCTCAAAAAAATCAAAGATAATAGCACAACCAACCATATCCCGGTGATCCTACTGACGGCAAAAACTAATCAGGAAGACCGCTTGGCGGGTATTGGACTAGGAGCAGATGCTTATCTGACGAAGCCCTTTATGGTCGATGAACTTCACCTTGTTGTGCGCAATCTTATCAAAAATCGCATGAAAGTTAAGGGAAAGTTCTCGGGCGCCCAGCAGCAGGAAGGCAAAATAAAAACGATCAGCTTCAAATCCAGCGATGAGCAGTTGATGGAACGTATACTCAAAACGGTCAACCAATATCTGGATAACTCGGACTTCAATGTGCAGTTTCTCGCGGACGAAGTGGGGCTGAGCCGTGTACAACTTCATCGTAAGGTGAAGTCACTGACTGGTATTTCTACCGGCGAGTTTATTCGTAATATCAGATTACAGCAAGCTGAAAAACTGTTGTTGGAGAAAAAAATGAATATATCTCAGGTAGCCTATGCCCTTGGTTTTACAAATCAGACGCATTTCACGACCTTATTCAAGAAGATGTATGGGCTCAGTCCGACAGATTATATCGAGCGCCATCGCTACAAGGAAAATTGA
- a CDS encoding GNAT family N-acetyltransferase: protein MKVLPYHSYPIIKDDKISLRQIMPTDVKDIVDISFYDGIQATTFEMAVVMQEKIDEDIRQGNSIHWGIIDHVTNKIVGTCGYYRGLDQGEGELGCVLLPQFRGQGFMTNAMQLAIDFGLKEIGLTRIWAITSKENLKAIKLLERLKFIKVVDLEDNDMEYELTL, encoded by the coding sequence ATGAAAGTACTTCCGTATCACAGTTACCCCATTATAAAAGACGACAAAATATCGTTACGCCAGATTATGCCAACTGACGTTAAAGACATTGTGGATATTTCGTTTTATGATGGCATTCAGGCAACAACATTTGAAATGGCAGTTGTTATGCAAGAAAAAATTGATGAGGATATTCGACAGGGAAATTCCATACATTGGGGTATTATAGATCATGTAACTAATAAAATTGTAGGAACTTGCGGTTACTATCGAGGGCTTGATCAAGGCGAAGGCGAATTAGGTTGTGTGTTGCTACCGCAGTTTCGCGGACAAGGTTTTATGACAAACGCAATGCAGCTGGCAATTGATTTTGGACTAAAAGAAATAGGCTTAACACGCATTTGGGCCATTACATCAAAAGAAAATCTCAAAGCAATCAAGTTACTTGAACGTCTTAAATTTATAAAAGTCGTAGATTTAGAAGACAACGACATGGAATATGAATTAACACTTTAA
- a CDS encoding HU family DNA-binding protein: MNKKETLEKVSELSQVTIADCKKVLDALEVVMQEELANRKGIRNIFDMLYKLMGVFKSK, encoded by the coding sequence ATGAACAAAAAAGAAACACTAGAAAAAGTATCAGAATTGTCCCAAGTCACTATTGCCGATTGTAAAAAAGTATTGGACGCACTAGAAGTAGTTATGCAAGAAGAATTAGCCAACAGAAAAGGTATTCGAAATATATTCGATATGCTATACAAGTTGATGGGTGTATTCAAAAGTAAATAA
- a CDS encoding LuxR C-terminal-related transcriptional regulator — MTTDLQKLHNIWLETRAHQNTDYPMIGFDNLTNAVISTGPFYYYVIDFYDMSLSHVNGDIEGIHGLDPAVVTFNDILLTIHPDDVDFVANAESFINRFFRERIATEKLLSYKMNYSFRSRMKNGEYVLLNHQAIMLSIDTDGRSGKSLNIHTRIDHMSSLNTRKISLIGLNGEPSFLNMSLPEKALPSFSKREIQILKLIAEGLSNSEIAEKLFIATITVKKHRQNILEKTDCKNITQLINQCTLQGLI, encoded by the coding sequence ATGACTACCGATCTACAAAAACTGCATAACATTTGGCTGGAAACCAGAGCGCATCAAAACACCGATTACCCTATGATTGGTTTTGACAATCTCACCAATGCTGTAATCAGTACAGGACCTTTTTATTATTATGTGATAGATTTTTATGATATGTCTTTATCACACGTAAACGGTGATATTGAAGGGATTCATGGTCTTGATCCCGCGGTAGTCACGTTCAATGATATTTTGCTTACCATTCATCCGGATGATGTTGATTTTGTAGCAAATGCGGAATCCTTTATTAATAGATTTTTTCGTGAACGGATTGCAACAGAAAAACTACTCAGTTACAAAATGAATTATAGCTTCAGAAGCAGAATGAAAAATGGGGAATATGTTTTATTAAATCATCAAGCAATCATGCTCAGCATCGATACAGATGGAAGATCGGGTAAATCGCTTAACATCCATACGCGAATTGATCATATGAGCAGCTTAAATACACGAAAGATATCTCTTATTGGTCTCAATGGAGAACCCTCTTTCCTAAATATGAGCCTTCCGGAAAAAGCTTTACCTTCTTTTTCAAAAAGAGAAATACAAATATTGAAACTTATCGCCGAAGGGCTGAGCAACAGCGAAATAGCAGAAAAATTATTTATCGCGACCATTACGGTTAAAAAACACCGTCAAAATATTCTTGAAAAAACAGATTGCAAAAACATTACGCAACTCATCAACCAATGCACACTGCAGGGATTGATTTAA
- a CDS encoding immunity 22 family protein: MAEQRIHIWAGTSTKTEDQFYKYFDQSKFIKDYHRFKTDETYARNAPDFNLRSQFSKAIDKQYDYDVDWITVYYSRKKMSVQAAIEELPIWNDQTEVEIYQACVDKGISTVNAILCYADAELIIDKPLGNYNDMIYIGSFNVPA; encoded by the coding sequence ATGGCAGAACAACGTATCCATATCTGGGCAGGAACATCAACTAAAACAGAAGATCAATTTTACAAATATTTTGATCAAAGCAAGTTTATTAAAGATTATCATCGATTTAAAACGGATGAAACTTATGCTAGAAATGCTCCTGACTTTAACCTGAGATCCCAGTTCAGTAAAGCAATTGACAAGCAGTACGATTACGATGTCGATTGGATCACCGTTTACTACAGTCGCAAAAAAATGAGCGTTCAGGCAGCTATTGAAGAACTACCGATATGGAATGACCAAACAGAAGTGGAGATTTATCAAGCATGCGTGGATAAAGGAATATCAACGGTAAATGCGATATTATGTTATGCCGATGCAGAACTTATCATAGACAAACCGCTCGGTAATTATAACGATATGATCTATATTGGAAGTTTCAACGTACCTGCATAA
- a CDS encoding agmatinase family protein has product MSTKQTKIENFDPSQPGLPDSSIYGLPFTAEESDIIVIPAPWEVTVSYGSGASNGPDAILNASFQVDLLHQEFPDLWKLGIFMDEAPEHWLENSEKYKNLAQPIIEALENGEDIDSIPELKNNLEEINKASQQFNDEVKERALYWMNKGKKVILLGGDHSTPLGYYQALAANHDSFGILHFDAHMDLRDAYEGFTYSHASIMFNAIQLPQIEKIVQVGIRDFSEGELEAVKSSNKVKVYTDTDLKANSFEGKTWKDQCDEILAQLPQHVAVSFDIDALQRWYCPNTGTPVPGGLSYEQATYLLSKLANSDKNIVGIDLVEVAPGEDDWDGNVGARLLFHLCGVFAKNNKLATGTKIVL; this is encoded by the coding sequence ATGTCGACAAAGCAAACAAAAATTGAAAATTTCGATCCATCACAACCTGGCTTACCAGATTCAAGCATATATGGACTTCCTTTTACAGCAGAAGAAAGTGATATTATCGTCATACCGGCACCTTGGGAAGTGACCGTCAGCTACGGTAGTGGCGCTAGTAATGGTCCTGATGCTATTTTAAATGCTTCTTTTCAAGTAGATTTATTGCATCAAGAATTTCCGGATTTATGGAAATTAGGAATTTTCATGGACGAGGCTCCTGAGCACTGGTTAGAAAACAGTGAAAAATATAAAAATCTAGCCCAACCGATTATAGAGGCTTTAGAAAATGGTGAGGATATCGATAGCATCCCCGAATTAAAAAATAACTTAGAAGAGATTAACAAAGCCTCACAGCAATTCAATGACGAAGTAAAAGAACGTGCTTTATATTGGATGAATAAAGGAAAGAAGGTGATTCTTTTAGGTGGTGATCATTCGACCCCATTAGGATATTATCAGGCTTTAGCTGCAAACCACGATTCATTTGGCATATTACATTTTGATGCGCATATGGATTTACGCGATGCATACGAAGGTTTCACATACTCCCATGCTTCTATTATGTTCAATGCTATTCAGCTTCCTCAGATCGAAAAAATCGTTCAAGTTGGTATTCGTGATTTCAGTGAAGGTGAATTGGAAGCTGTAAAAAGTTCGAATAAAGTTAAAGTATATACCGATACCGATTTAAAAGCGAACAGTTTTGAAGGAAAGACATGGAAAGATCAGTGTGATGAAATCTTAGCGCAGCTACCTCAACATGTAGCGGTCAGCTTTGACATCGATGCTTTACAACGCTGGTACTGTCCAAATACAGGAACTCCTGTACCGGGCGGATTATCCTATGAGCAAGCAACTTATTTGTTGAGCAAATTGGCCAATAGCGATAAAAATATCGTTGGTATTGATTTGGTTGAAGTTGCACCAGGAGAAGATGATTGGGATGGTAATGTAGGTGCCCGATTGTTATTCCATTTATGTGGTGTATTTGCAAAAAACAATAAATTGGCTACAGGAACTAAAATTGTTTTATAA
- a CDS encoding SMUG2 DNA glycosylase family protein — translation MVTTKTLAEKIIDFNKQLQYQGDLPPDFQVLNPYLGNPETLVVMQQFYHNYYNDTSSRKFIIGINPSRHGAGVTGVPFTDTKRLEHICGIPMRSAHTHEISSVFLYDMIAEFGGAQAFYKQYYINSPFPLAIVRRTKENKWINANYYDDKNLFELVKPFMITSLKKHINLGLDTSEAFVLGKKNATFIEKINKEEQLFEKLTILEHPRYIQQYKSRDRDRYINKYIGVLGT, via the coding sequence ATGGTTACCACTAAAACTTTAGCAGAAAAAATTATTGACTTCAATAAACAATTACAGTATCAAGGTGATCTTCCCCCTGATTTTCAAGTATTAAATCCTTATTTAGGAAATCCGGAAACTTTGGTCGTTATGCAACAATTCTACCATAACTATTACAACGACACATCGAGTCGTAAATTTATCATTGGCATTAATCCGAGTCGTCATGGTGCTGGTGTCACTGGAGTACCATTTACGGACACCAAACGTTTGGAACACATTTGTGGTATTCCAATGAGATCGGCACACACACATGAAATTTCATCTGTTTTCCTTTACGATATGATCGCAGAATTTGGAGGCGCACAAGCTTTTTACAAACAATATTATATCAATTCACCTTTTCCCCTAGCCATTGTCAGAAGAACAAAAGAGAACAAATGGATCAACGCCAATTATTACGACGATAAAAATCTATTTGAACTGGTTAAACCCTTTATGATAACCTCGCTGAAAAAACATATAAACTTAGGTCTAGATACCAGTGAAGCATTTGTATTAGGGAAAAAAAATGCAACATTTATTGAAAAAATAAACAAAGAAGAGCAGTTGTTTGAAAAATTGACAATTCTAGAGCATCCGCGTTATATACAACAGTATAAATCCCGAGATCGTGACCGCTATATAAATAAATATATCGGTGTATTAGGCACTTAA
- a CDS encoding TonB-dependent receptor — protein MLKSISFLFLLISLSHLSIAQKRYTISGTITDVSSGETLIGATVRLQELPQSSSLSNSYGFYSVSATSGRYLLVGSYVGYKTFTDTVSLDSDMVLPIALQSQSTLDEVVVSVNRKNNKNISSPQMGIEKLNMSQINQLPVVLGEQDILKSITLMPGIKTSGEGNTGFYVRGGGSDQNLILLDEATVYNASHLLGFFSTFNSDAIKDVSIYKGGMPAEYGGRLSSVLDIKMNEGNNKKITVQGGIGMIASRIKVEGPIVKDKGSFMISARRTYADLFLKASSDTTINKSTLYFYDINAKANYRFNDKNAIYLSGYFGKDVLGLQDIFGTNWGNATGTVRFNHVFNNKLFSNTSFIYSNYNYVIEGLDRNDGFKATSKITDLNLKQDFQYYAAYNHNLKFGLQATRHDIAPGDITTTASSSFNDKHVEHRYGYEIAAYISDEWKLNDKLSMLYGLRLSSMLLVGPGTFNSYDAAGNITVSKKYHSGEVVQNYLNLEPRFSVSYMLNEQQSIKASYNRNTQNIHLLTNSTSSSPTDLYVMSSKNIKPQIADQVSAGYFRNFKDNTYEFSAEFYYKNLQNQIDYKDAAQLLVNQDVESQLLYGFGRAYGTEIFLKKKYGKFNGWVGYTLSKTERKFKEINDGRYYPATHDRTHDLSLVAIYKYNDQWTFSSNFVYGTGKAVTYPTGKYHVGGHTIYSYSERNAYRQPPTHRLDIAATYEGKPGKYFQSSWTFGVYNVYAQKDPYRITFKDSKNVPHATEAVQTSIFGVPIPSVTWNFKF, from the coding sequence ATGTTAAAATCAATATCTTTTTTATTCCTTCTTATATCGCTTTCGCATCTATCCATTGCTCAAAAGAGATATACGATATCGGGGACAATCACAGATGTCTCAAGCGGCGAAACACTGATTGGTGCTACGGTCCGACTACAAGAATTACCTCAATCAAGCAGTTTAAGCAATTCTTATGGCTTTTATTCTGTTTCAGCTACATCAGGACGATACCTACTCGTCGGCTCTTATGTAGGTTATAAAACCTTTACAGATACCGTATCCTTAGATAGCGATATGGTGTTACCCATTGCACTGCAATCGCAATCTACATTAGATGAAGTAGTCGTTTCTGTCAACAGAAAAAACAATAAAAACATTTCATCTCCACAGATGGGAATTGAAAAACTCAATATGAGCCAGATTAATCAGTTGCCTGTGGTATTGGGTGAACAAGATATCTTAAAAAGTATCACGCTCATGCCCGGAATAAAAACTTCTGGAGAAGGCAATACCGGCTTTTACGTTCGTGGAGGTGGTTCGGATCAAAATTTAATTTTATTGGATGAAGCGACTGTATACAATGCCTCTCACCTATTAGGATTCTTTTCCACCTTTAATTCAGATGCCATTAAAGATGTCAGTATTTACAAAGGTGGCATGCCTGCCGAATATGGAGGTCGACTGTCTTCGGTCCTAGATATAAAAATGAATGAAGGAAATAATAAAAAAATAACGGTCCAAGGTGGCATAGGAATGATTGCTTCTCGGATCAAAGTTGAAGGACCGATTGTAAAAGATAAAGGATCATTTATGATATCTGCACGCCGCACGTATGCAGATCTATTTCTCAAAGCCTCATCAGATACAACCATCAACAAAAGTACACTCTACTTTTATGACATCAACGCAAAAGCCAATTACAGATTCAACGATAAAAATGCGATCTATCTTTCCGGTTATTTTGGTAAAGATGTACTGGGACTGCAGGATATCTTTGGGACCAACTGGGGCAATGCAACAGGTACAGTAAGATTTAACCATGTATTCAACAACAAGCTATTCTCAAATACGTCTTTCATCTACAGTAATTATAACTATGTCATTGAAGGACTAGATCGCAATGATGGATTTAAAGCGACTTCAAAAATTACAGACCTCAATCTCAAGCAAGATTTTCAATATTATGCGGCATACAACCATAACTTAAAATTTGGTTTACAAGCAACACGGCATGATATTGCTCCTGGAGATATTACTACAACTGCAAGTTCGAGCTTCAACGACAAACATGTAGAACATCGCTATGGTTATGAAATAGCGGCATATATAAGCGATGAATGGAAATTAAACGATAAACTCAGTATGTTATATGGCTTACGTTTAAGCTCGATGTTGCTTGTCGGACCGGGCACTTTCAACAGCTATGATGCTGCAGGTAATATCACGGTTTCCAAAAAGTACCATTCAGGCGAAGTCGTACAGAATTACCTCAACTTAGAACCCCGCTTCAGTGTAAGCTATATGCTCAATGAGCAGCAGTCCATCAAAGCATCATACAATAGAAACACACAAAACATCCACTTATTAACAAATTCGACGAGTTCAAGTCCTACAGATCTGTATGTCATGAGCAGTAAAAATATCAAACCACAAATTGCAGATCAGGTTTCTGCGGGATATTTTAGAAATTTCAAGGACAACACCTATGAATTTTCAGCAGAATTTTATTATAAAAATCTACAAAATCAAATCGACTATAAAGATGCCGCACAATTGCTCGTCAATCAAGATGTAGAATCCCAATTACTATATGGCTTTGGTAGAGCTTATGGTACCGAAATATTTCTGAAGAAAAAATATGGAAAGTTTAATGGATGGGTTGGGTATACCTTGTCCAAGACGGAACGTAAATTTAAGGAAATCAACGATGGCAGATATTACCCTGCCACCCATGACAGGACACATGACCTATCCTTAGTGGCTATCTACAAATATAATGACCAATGGACATTCTCCAGCAATTTTGTTTATGGAACTGGTAAAGCCGTAACCTATCCGACAGGTAAATATCATGTCGGTGGTCACACTATCTATTCTTATTCAGAAAGAAATGCATATCGCCAACCTCCCACACACCGTCTAGATATAGCAGCTACGTATGAAGGCAAGCCTGGTAAATACTTCCAATCGAGCTGGACATTTGGCGTCTACAACGTATATGCACAAAAAGATCCATATCGCATTACATTCAAAGATAGCAAAAATGTGCCTCATGCAACGGAGGCTGTTCAAACCAGTATTTTTGGAGTGCCCATTCCTTCTGTTACCTGGAATTTTAAATTTTAA
- a CDS encoding DUF4249 domain-containing protein produces MKTYIPYSLILMLFILATSCEKVIDIQVDDDIGKLVIEGTINNTDEQQEIKLSKNIAFSDRNNYPAVSGATVIVRDDEKNEFVFSETSAGTYIAKSFTGIPGKTYSFEVQVNENKYTAISQMPQVVTLDSIAAEKPKFGEKDTRNIKVFYQDPKDQINQYRFVLFVNEKQINDIYAVNDDFNNGNQVSITLRPKEDVDIVSGDKIRVEMIGMDRNVYQYWYSLMQQSAGAGITPSNPPTNISPYVFGYFSAQTHSSKSIRVD; encoded by the coding sequence ATGAAAACATATATTCCATATTCGCTTATCCTGATGCTTTTTATTTTAGCGACTTCTTGTGAAAAAGTCATTGATATTCAAGTTGACGATGATATAGGCAAGCTTGTCATTGAAGGTACCATTAACAATACTGATGAACAACAGGAAATCAAGCTCAGTAAAAATATCGCATTTTCAGATCGCAACAACTATCCAGCAGTGTCAGGTGCGACTGTTATTGTCCGGGATGATGAAAAAAATGAATTTGTATTTAGCGAGACGAGCGCAGGCACCTATATTGCAAAATCATTTACAGGAATACCCGGCAAAACCTACAGTTTTGAAGTTCAGGTTAATGAAAATAAATATACGGCGATATCGCAGATGCCTCAAGTGGTAACACTAGATTCGATTGCTGCAGAAAAGCCCAAATTCGGAGAAAAAGATACACGGAATATAAAAGTATTCTACCAGGATCCAAAAGATCAAATTAATCAGTATCGATTTGTCCTTTTTGTCAATGAGAAGCAAATCAATGATATCTATGCTGTAAATGACGATTTTAACAATGGAAATCAAGTTAGCATAACTTTAAGACCCAAGGAAGATGTCGATATTGTTTCTGGAGATAAAATTCGTGTCGAGATGATCGGGATGGATAGAAACGTCTATCAGTATTGGTATAGTCTCATGCAACAATCTGCTGGTGCAGGCATAACCCCTAGCAATCCCCCAACAAATATTAGCCCATATGTATTTGGTTATTTTAGTGCACAAACCCATTCAAGCAAAAGCATAAGGGTGGATTGA